From the genome of Anopheles moucheti chromosome 3, idAnoMoucSN_F20_07, whole genome shotgun sequence, one region includes:
- the LOC128303254 gene encoding uroporphyrinogen-III synthase, with protein sequence MRKLVVILKSENDNADNYGALLEKHGFVPVFIPTLEFSFKNLDVLRDHLLSPYKYSGLIFTSPRSISAVRDAVQGQKLKDDWKTLENYSVGETSRELIQRTLDLDTKGHHSGNASNLADFIKTDLYNKTITMPFLFPCGNLKQDVLQNKLSEYGYSLDSVEVYETVPHRDLERNLVALFRGEREEKSDRTIDSLLFFSPSGINYCAHVFEKHRIDLTGKRIIAIGPSTKKAIENKGITVHRTAEKPSPDYVVGALLQDT encoded by the coding sequence ATGAGGAAGCTAGTGGTGATACTAAAATCCGAAAACGATAACGCGGACAACTACGGCGCACTGCTGGAGAAGCACGGTTTCGTGCCCGTATTCATACCGACGCTAGAATTTTCCTTCAAAAATTTGGACGTGTTGCGGGATCACTTACTGTCGCCTTACAAGTACTCAGGCCTTATTTTCACCAGTCCCCGCAGTATATCGGCAGTCCGCGATGCGGTTCAAGGCCAGAAGCTGAAGGACGATTGGAAAACACTGGAAAACTACAGCGTCGGTGAGACATCGCGCGAACTAATCCAGCGAACGCTCGACCTCGACACAAAGGGCCACCATTCGGGGAATGCTAGCAATTTGGCCGATTTCATCAAAACCGATCtgtacaacaaaaccatcacgATGCCGTTCCTGTTTCCTTGTGGCAATCTCAAACAGGACGTGCTGCAGAACAAGCTTTCCGAGTACGGCTACTCGCTAGATTCGGTGGAAGTGTACGAAACGGTGCCACATCGGGACCTGGAGCGAAACCTAGTCGCTCTGTTTCGCGGTGAGCGGGAGGAGAAAAGTGATCGGACGATCGACAGTTTACTCTTTTTTAGCCCATCCGGTATCAACTACTGTGCGCACGTGTTTGAAAAGCATCGGATCGATCTGACCGGCAAACGGATCATTGCGATCGGGCCCAGCACGAAAAAAGCGATCGAGAACAAAGGCATTACGGTGCATCGAACGGCGGAGAAACCGTCGCCCGATTACGTGGTCGGTGCTCTGCTTCAAGACACTTAA
- the LOC128303257 gene encoding exosome complex component CSL4, producing MSEESAEQTLICVPGQVLCAASEFTVAGEGTYEKLGYIHATLAGIVQMKKREKNTFLSVLSFGGGATVPIIGDIVTARITAVQHRMAKCRILCIGKTALNRTLRGIIRKEDVRATEVDRVEMHKCFRPGDIVLARVLHQIELNVFHLSTADNELGVVVALSPSSRATWGAEPIPMVPICWTEVQCPVTLVKEPRKVAKVLPEKGESLKKNLALF from the coding sequence ATGAGTGAAGAAAGTGCGGAGCAAACGCTCATCTGTGTGCCTGGCCAAGTGTTGTGCGCTGCGTCCGAATTCACGGTAGCCGGCGAGGGCACATACGAAAAGCTTGGCTACATCCACGCTACCCTTGCCGGTATAGTTCAGATGAAAAAGCGCGAGAAGAACACATTTCTCTCGGTGCTGTCTTTCGGCGGTGGAGCCACAGTCCCGATCATAGGCGATATTGTAACTGCACGAATCACAGCGGTGCAACACCGGATGGCGAAATGTCGCATCTTATGCATCGGAAAAACGGCACTTAATCGCACATTGCGAGGAATCATCCGTAAAGAGGACGTTCGCGCAACAGAGGTAGACCGGGTCGAAATGCACAAATGCTTCCGGCCGGGTGATATCGTGCTAGCACGGGTGCTGCATCAAATCGAGCTAAATGTGTTCCATCTTTCCACGGCGGATAATGAGCTGGGTGTTGTGGTGGCCTTATCGCCGAGTTCGCGAGCTACCTGGGGTGCAGAACCGATTCCGATGGTTCCAATCTGTTGGACGGAAGTGCAGTGCCCTGTAACGCTGGTAAAAGAACCGCGCAAAGTAGCCAAAGTGTTACCAGAAAAAGGAGAATCGCTGAAGAAGAATCTAGCGCTGTTCTGA